Sequence from the Amaranthus tricolor cultivar Red isolate AtriRed21 chromosome 1, ASM2621246v1, whole genome shotgun sequence genome:
CAAATCAaagtaatttaacaaaaaatgaaaaatgaaaattcatAAACACTGAATTAATGAAACGAGGCAAAAATATAGATTAAATATAAGTAAATTAAGAAATTGGGAAAagtaaaacctaaaaaaaaaaaaaagagtaaaaggGAGGAGAAAGCAAACCTTGCAAGAAAGTGAGCAAAAAGAGAAGGAATCAAGAAGGCTACGGTGACAAACAAGGCAGGTGTTAGTAACACCTTTCCCTGGACGAGGTTGCGGCCTTTCATTCAAGAACACAATACGAGCACTATTTATTATGTATGTTTGTATTCCTCCTATGTCCACATATTTTTGTATCTCATTTACTCTTATCACATCATGGTATGATGACCGCCTTATCTGCactcaacaataataatctcaaAATTTAATTCTATATATCAAATAGATTAGTGGAACTTAAGCATATGctgataaatttattattggCCTTAAACAAAAAAACCGCAAAAGAGAATAGTCGGCTGCATacaattgttatatatatatatatatatatgattagtCTATCACTCTTTCATCTTTCAATATGGatcacaaataaaaatataaaatataaaaaaaatataaaatataaaatatttttccgCTTACTCAAAtacattatttaaaaattaaattaaatatattgatGAGTGCTTGTCCTTTTAAACATTCCCAAAcaacacaataaaatttaaacaaactctaaattaaaaaaaaaaaaaaaaacctgaatAGCACGGTGATCTTTGTGAGATGATAAGCAAAGAGAACAAAGAGAGCCATTCATACAATCCAAGCAATACATATTACACTCGCACTTGTGTGCATCAGGATGAATCTTACATTGACCAAAGAAGTTGGTTTTTAAAAGGGGTTTTAACCAAACAGGCCACATTCTATTTTCTTCTTTGTCATCCTCTGTTATCCTACTCACTTCTACTTCTTCCTCTACTCTGTTTCCCATTTTCttacccctttttttttttttttttctctaactAAGTTTATGGGTTTTATTCTGATTTATAGAGGATCTATCATCATCAATCACTTAATTTAGCAGGAAAATTAGGCTTTGTTATTGCCCACTCTACGTTACTGTTTGGTAGATAATGATCTGACAATCTTAAATAAAGTATGGTTTAGATATGTGGTAACTCAAAAGACGGTGTGAGAGAAATGACTATAATTGATGATGatatcctaattttttttatttagtgtaTGTATATCAGGTATGACGATTGTGAAAGTGGGAACTgggaagaaaaatattatacttctaatcaataatataataatttttatataaaaagagtATTATTACTTTTCTTTGTTAGTTTTAGTGGGTCTTATTCGTATATGGTGGGTGGGTGGAGTTTCTAGTTGTGCTTATCTTCTtccctttttttcattttccaaCATCCCCTTCGTTCTTTGTCACTATGTCACCTCTCTATTTTGTCcattgaaaatttaataatagatcacaaacattaaatattaatagaaCAAGTCTTACATGTTATTGTCTCACTATATTTTAATTAgggattattttaaaattatactaacttaatataaaaattcataattaataaaattataagtgattaatttaaagttataagtgatcacaataatattataataagtaCGGATGGTCAAATGGGTGGGCAGATGTGTATTTCCGATCCacctaaaattttcatacccaTCACATATCCACCATCTGTGGTAggtaaaattttcatactcaTGTTTGTCCACCTTTatacatttaaattaatttccaCCAGCAATAGCGAATTGAGTATACCTATTATAGTATACCCACCTTATACCCGTCTTACATTCACTCCAAGTTTGTGTTATATGCTCTATAAACTCATAATTCTTTACAAATTAAATCATgtacataaattttatttaaaacacACAttgtaacaaaataaaattaatatcttaattttttgtcaaattttttttatgagaatATACAAAATCGATATGAACTAGTACCTTGTAAATATGAGGTGAGCAGGTCTAGGGGCGAGTCAAGTGGGCAGGGTGGTTGTTATCCAAGCTTAATAGAAACCATGGATGCCCTTGTTGCTGCATACTTTCAGGAATAGAAGGCCAGGGTGTTACTGATTTGCTCTTTGGTGACTGTGAATTTACTTGCAAGCTACCACGAAACTAGGAGGGTTAAACGGTTCAAATAAGGACCCATCCGGATTTAAGTAAATATAGGCCGGGTTGGATAAGGGTCctttaaacttattattattatttataacaattaatttgaaaatatatatatatatatatagtattaattaacattgtcatttataatatttaaattatacattagcTATGCTATTTACAAAGGTTCCTTTTCGACCCTTATTGAACCCTTTTATAGCCagcttcattttaattatagtagagCATGTTTTAAGCCCCGCCCATTTTCGGTCTAGCTCTTACAAAATCCTTCTACAAATAGGCCGAATAAGGGCTCAAATTGAAGAGTCGGCCCATTCATCACATCTGAAACAATGGTTTAAGTCGGTTGATCAGTTTCAATAAATTTGGGTGACAAGCATTACGATCCATTGTTTCCATTTGGGTTTAGGCTTAAAACGGATTCTAGCAAACGATACTAGAATTCAGATATTCTGCAAGTACTAATAGTAGTAACATTTAGTAGTATTAGTTAGGAAATTCAAAGCCTAAGACTATTCTGTTTTGCCTTGCAACCGATTTTATTGTCCAGAATTCTTGTtgttgactcaattaggaacgggaacagcaacaagggggagtgaattgttgttgttgctagttTAAGCGTgtatgccctgtttttgcggaattgggtaaaataaataaagcttaaacttagagcaaaataataaaagagacacacgacttttacgtggaaaccttctgggcctaaacagaaggaaaaaccacgacccctcgggatttctaaaaactccactatgtttaaggcaattagttacaattacaataaacaccttacttcactcgaagcgaatcaactaggccaactcttctctctcaaatttgctttactcaaagcaacaaacttagcttcactaaaagctaaactccacactagcttcactcaaagctattaaattccccattagactcacccgagtctaattacaaattctctcaaaaacccttacaaaaaggaatgaaattctctaaaataaatcaatgagttgcacaagaaaatattatgaattaattggcaatttcaaaagcaaaatatttcttgtagaatttccaaaaaataatcgcatgaaaaaaagtttatacgttTTTTCTCTCAATGCATACGCTAAGGAACAGCCGAGTTCATTAgccatttataaaaaataaaatctctaaaaatagagaaatattccaatccattattccctgtcaaaagatcatgggaaaaaTGTGGATTACATTatcaaacggttatttccataagccttgaataaatcaaacatacggttaaagcaataataaccgctgctaataataaccgttgttcccttaagcagcagtttcacaaacagcagttcatgttccagtactaactgctggaacgtttttgctatttatagaaacggttatacttaataaaaatagacacgttaacctattatctaagataaagaccagttaaaaataatagctaagacttaTTCAACAACCGCtacttctatttttagtaaatccattatttactaaatatagatcctaaaataaaggattatttttagaaaaccacacgtaaagaatttttagaaaaactttttgccaattaactataataactgAATGcaacaacttaatttaaatacattaactaaaaaataaaaatcagaatttattagttaacgtaggctgactttggtttgggaacagtgcgctgtctccagaatccagttttgctagaacatccaacttaggaacagtagacctgctgtctccattttacatcccaagcgatatacttcttctaacatcccttgaatctttttgacacgtgcattcccatgaactaagccataggtactatcaacgatcaccatTTCAATCGGATATCAacctgcatacaatctctaaacacatatttgcttaagtgtagtcatcatcaaaactcaagaggtccaacaaattccccctttttgatgatgacaaactttttaaacaaacttaaacaaaatagagtaaaccaatgttgaagagcatgtta
This genomic interval carries:
- the LOC130821067 gene encoding protein RGF1 INDUCIBLE TRANSCRIPTION FACTOR 1-like, with amino-acid sequence MGNRVEEEVEVSRITEDDKEENRMWPVWLKPLLKTNFFGQCKIHPDAHKCECNMYCLDCMNGSLCSLCLSSHKDHRAIQIRRSSYHDVIRVNEIQKYVDIGGIQTYIINSARIVFLNERPQPRPGKGVTNTCLVCHRSLLDSFSFCSLSCKINGTSKKFWTENLKRKRIGETEHTNSDSEESLNNYYNEKGAIKYNHNYSYSYKKKLQNFSPSTPPRTTSSGSGSAGVNYKSAKRRKGIPHRAPLGALIIQY